A genomic region of Phycisphaerae bacterium contains the following coding sequences:
- a CDS encoding SpoIIE family protein phosphatase, whose amino-acid sequence MRIRWKLLLLLLGIALIPLGVTGWLENRALERMGHELGAQTRDALIDRAGRQLAQLAGEYGTLVRRERETIQVALQAQAREVEHCLAMPVPVPAPRVLWAADYETDTPPAGATRSEKLLRPTPDGRQEPMLVTLDEPALYLAPGVTRAAVADDVARLASLRAGYQFLRQGHPKLICWQYTTLASGVHSAYPGHGEYPVDFDPRQRPWYRRAVEQGDLTWNPPLIDASTREVMIAVTMPVRDPAGRIVGVTGIDMMLRDLFQGVQVPVAWSRDAHTLIITARDAPRADHPGLLVIGEKTYLAAGQHWDVPIEVDWLESGDTVQLQQLADDVRARRPGLREMPYDGRNSLWAYGAADAQNACVLLVVPYDELVAQAATAENQVLQRTQHQLRLTGITVVVVAVLVFLVAFFGSRTVTRPIAELAEVAHRVARGDLAVRTHIRTRDELGELGRTVNRMIPQLADRMRMRHSLALAMEVQQRLLPESAPHIEGLDVAGRSIYCDETGGDYYDFLQLDAMGPRQLGVTVGDVTGHGIAAALLMATGRALLRSRLHIPGNLAQVITDINRQLSADTDAGRFMTLVYVLIDTAARTLRWVSGGHDAPLTYDPTTGQFGELGGGGLPLGIEAHWQYEEYSAPLLPAGAVIVLGTDGIWEARSPSGEMFGKDRLREVMRANAQRSADDISAAITTAVAAFRAGAAQEDDITLVVVKILP is encoded by the coding sequence ATGCGTATCCGCTGGAAGCTGTTGCTGCTCCTGCTGGGCATCGCGCTGATTCCGCTCGGCGTGACCGGCTGGCTGGAGAACCGCGCGCTCGAGCGCATGGGGCACGAGCTCGGCGCGCAGACCCGAGATGCGCTCATCGACCGCGCCGGCCGCCAGTTGGCACAACTGGCCGGCGAATACGGCACGCTCGTCCGGCGCGAGCGCGAGACCATTCAGGTCGCACTCCAGGCCCAAGCCCGCGAAGTGGAGCACTGCCTCGCCATGCCTGTGCCCGTGCCCGCGCCGCGCGTGCTCTGGGCGGCCGATTACGAGACCGACACGCCTCCGGCCGGGGCCACGCGCTCCGAGAAGCTCCTTCGCCCGACCCCCGACGGCCGCCAGGAACCCATGCTCGTCACGCTCGACGAGCCCGCCCTGTACTTGGCACCCGGCGTGACGCGGGCGGCCGTGGCGGACGACGTCGCGCGGCTCGCCAGTCTGCGCGCGGGGTACCAGTTCCTCCGCCAGGGCCACCCCAAGCTGATCTGCTGGCAATACACGACCCTCGCGAGTGGCGTGCACTCGGCGTACCCCGGTCACGGCGAGTATCCAGTCGATTTCGACCCGCGCCAGCGGCCGTGGTACCGCCGTGCGGTCGAGCAGGGCGATCTGACCTGGAATCCCCCCCTGATCGACGCCTCGACGCGCGAGGTCATGATCGCCGTGACGATGCCCGTGCGCGACCCCGCCGGCAGAATCGTCGGCGTGACCGGCATCGACATGATGCTGCGCGACCTGTTCCAGGGCGTGCAGGTGCCGGTCGCGTGGTCACGCGACGCCCACACGCTGATCATCACCGCCAGGGACGCGCCGCGCGCTGACCACCCCGGCCTGCTGGTCATCGGGGAAAAGACGTACCTGGCCGCCGGGCAGCACTGGGATGTGCCGATCGAGGTGGACTGGCTGGAGTCCGGCGATACGGTGCAGTTGCAGCAACTGGCGGACGACGTACGCGCCCGGCGTCCGGGGCTGCGTGAAATGCCCTACGACGGGCGCAACAGCCTGTGGGCCTACGGGGCTGCCGACGCCCAAAACGCCTGCGTCCTGCTGGTCGTGCCCTATGACGAGCTCGTCGCGCAGGCCGCCACGGCGGAGAACCAAGTTTTGCAGCGCACGCAGCATCAATTGCGCCTGACCGGCATCACGGTCGTCGTAGTCGCAGTCCTGGTCTTCCTGGTGGCGTTCTTCGGCTCCCGCACCGTCACGCGGCCGATCGCGGAGCTGGCGGAGGTGGCCCACCGCGTGGCCCGCGGCGATCTCGCGGTGCGCACCCACATCCGCACCCGCGACGAGCTGGGCGAGCTCGGGCGCACCGTGAACCGCATGATTCCGCAGCTCGCGGACCGCATGCGCATGCGCCACTCGCTCGCGCTGGCGATGGAAGTGCAGCAACGCCTGCTGCCGGAGTCGGCCCCGCACATCGAGGGCCTCGACGTCGCCGGGCGCAGCATCTACTGCGACGAGACCGGCGGCGATTACTACGACTTCCTGCAGCTCGACGCGATGGGGCCGCGGCAGCTCGGCGTCACCGTCGGCGATGTCACGGGCCACGGCATCGCCGCCGCGCTGCTGATGGCCACCGGCCGGGCGCTCCTGCGCAGCCGGCTGCATATCCCGGGCAATCTCGCCCAGGTCATCACCGACATCAACCGGCAACTGTCAGCGGATACCGACGCCGGCCGCTTCATGACGCTCGTCTACGTGCTGATCGACACGGCCGCGCGCACGCTGCGCTGGGTCTCCGGCGGACACGATGCGCCGCTCACGTACGACCCCACGACGGGCCAGTTCGGCGAGCTCGGGGGCGGCGGACTACCGCTGGGAATCGAGGCCCATTGGCAGTACGAAGAATACAGTGCGCCGCTGCTGCCCGCCGGCGCAGTCATCGTCCTCGGCACGGACGGGATCTGGGAGGCCCGCAGCCCGTCCGGCGAGATGTTCGGCAAGGACCGGCTCCGCGAGGTCATGCGCGCCAACGCGCAGCGCAGCGCCGACGACATCAGCGCCGCAATCACGACCGCGGTCGCCGCCTTCCGCGCCGGCGCCGCGCAAGAAGACGACATCACACTCGTCGTCGTGAAGATCCTCCCGTAG
- a CDS encoding phosphatidylglycerophosphatase A, with product MPLAPGTWGSLVATLAFAVLWLAAVATTAPRGALEVVTLAGIVAASWMSVRWGGWAIARFGRSDPKPFVLDEFAGQWVGMLMLPLTYASGGWAVAGVLVGQFLLFRVFDVVKPPPARQAEALPAGWGILTDDLIAGVYANLVGQVIWRVTPLAGMLGV from the coding sequence ATGCCGCTTGCGCCCGGGACGTGGGGCTCGCTGGTGGCGACGCTGGCGTTCGCCGTGCTGTGGCTGGCGGCGGTTGCGACTACGGCGCCCCGCGGCGCGCTGGAAGTGGTGACGCTCGCCGGCATCGTGGCGGCGAGCTGGATGTCGGTGCGGTGGGGGGGTTGGGCGATTGCGCGTTTCGGGCGGAGCGACCCGAAGCCGTTCGTGCTGGACGAGTTCGCCGGGCAGTGGGTCGGGATGTTGATGCTGCCGCTGACGTACGCGTCCGGCGGATGGGCAGTGGCGGGCGTGCTGGTCGGCCAGTTCCTGCTGTTTCGCGTGTTTGACGTGGTGAAGCCGCCGCCCGCGCGCCAGGCGGAGGCGCTGCCGGCGGGGTGGGGTATTCTGACCGATGACCTGATTGCGGGGGTGTATGCGAATCTGGTGGGGCAGGTGATTTGGCGGGTGACGCCGTTGGCGGGGATGTTGGGCGTGTGA
- the pgsA gene encoding CDP-diacylglycerol--glycerol-3-phosphate 3-phosphatidyltransferase translates to MTINIPNQITLARLGLAVVFFALLSCFDAARIDNLRWLLHVSFWIFLVAALTDIVDGLLARMLKSVTSFGRILDPVVDKVMVCGAFVLFASRHFWDSRANVNITDVQPWMVVVILTRELLVSAVRSHAESTGQEFGASWFGKVKMFIQSATVCFILGQLAWQLDALQPVRTACVWLTVAVTALSAISYVHRARSFLLTSAALGGTPLPEDAKPQPSEPPPGGPA, encoded by the coding sequence ATGACCATCAACATCCCCAACCAGATCACGCTTGCCCGGCTGGGCCTGGCGGTCGTGTTCTTCGCGCTGCTCTCCTGCTTCGATGCGGCACGCATCGACAACCTGCGCTGGCTGCTGCATGTCTCATTCTGGATCTTCCTGGTTGCGGCGCTGACCGACATCGTCGACGGGCTGCTGGCCCGCATGCTGAAGTCGGTTACCTCGTTCGGCCGCATCCTCGACCCCGTCGTCGACAAGGTTATGGTCTGCGGCGCTTTTGTCCTGTTTGCCAGCCGGCACTTCTGGGACAGCCGCGCCAATGTCAACATCACCGATGTGCAGCCCTGGATGGTCGTCGTGATCCTGACCCGCGAGCTGCTCGTCTCGGCCGTCCGTTCGCACGCGGAATCGACCGGGCAGGAGTTCGGCGCGTCGTGGTTCGGCAAGGTCAAGATGTTCATCCAATCGGCTACCGTGTGCTTCATCCTCGGCCAGCTCGCCTGGCAGCTCGATGCGCTACAGCCGGTGCGGACGGCGTGCGTCTGGCTCACCGTGGCCGTGACGGCTTTGTCGGCGATTTCCTACGTCCACCGCGCCCGGTCCTTCCTGCTCACCAGCGCGGCACTCGGCGGGACGCCGCTGCCGGAAGACGCCAAACCACAGCCATCCGAACCGCCGCCGGGAGGACCCGCGTGA
- the pepT gene encoding peptidase T — protein sequence MDTLLDRFCRYVKVETTAVEDTDKAPSSPGQLELGRMLADELRALKLTDVNVSEHGIVMGTIPGNVPGAPTIAWLAHQDTSPEASGKNVKPTLHKNYNGQDIVLAGDPSKVIKVNETPGLAALKGKTIITSDGTTLLGADDKAGIAVIMTAAAELQSKPALKHGPIRVVFTVDEEVGRGTDKVDIGKINATAAYTLDGEASGELENETFSADLATVTITGVNIHPGLATGKMVNAIRLAGQFITRLPWHRLAPETTEKRDGFLHPYVIEGGVPEVKIKILLRSFVTAELAQQAELVRTIAASVAAEHPRAKIDVNVTKQYRNMIEHLEKEPRAVTLAAEAYRKLGIEPKYASIRGGTDGSRLSEMGLPTPNISTGMHNFHSPLEFACLEEMETSVKVLIELAQLWGKEK from the coding sequence GTGGATACGTTGCTGGATCGCTTTTGCCGCTACGTGAAGGTTGAGACCACCGCGGTCGAGGACACGGACAAGGCGCCGAGCTCGCCCGGGCAGCTCGAGCTGGGCCGGATGCTGGCCGATGAGCTGCGGGCGCTGAAGCTCACGGACGTGAACGTCAGCGAGCACGGCATCGTCATGGGCACGATTCCGGGCAACGTGCCGGGCGCGCCGACGATCGCCTGGCTCGCGCACCAGGACACGTCGCCGGAGGCCAGCGGCAAGAATGTCAAGCCGACGCTCCATAAGAACTACAACGGGCAGGACATCGTGCTGGCGGGGGATCCGTCGAAGGTGATCAAGGTCAACGAGACGCCGGGCCTGGCCGCGCTCAAGGGCAAAACGATCATCACGTCGGACGGCACGACGCTGCTGGGCGCGGACGACAAGGCCGGCATCGCCGTGATCATGACCGCTGCCGCCGAGTTGCAGAGCAAGCCCGCGCTGAAGCACGGCCCGATCCGCGTGGTCTTCACCGTCGACGAGGAAGTCGGCCGCGGGACCGACAAGGTCGACATCGGCAAGATCAACGCGACGGCCGCGTATACGCTCGACGGCGAAGCTTCCGGCGAGCTGGAGAATGAGACTTTCTCCGCCGATCTGGCGACGGTGACGATCACCGGCGTGAACATTCACCCCGGGCTGGCGACGGGCAAGATGGTGAACGCGATCCGGCTGGCCGGCCAGTTCATCACGCGGCTGCCGTGGCACCGCTTGGCGCCGGAGACGACCGAGAAGCGCGACGGCTTCCTGCATCCGTACGTGATCGAAGGCGGCGTGCCGGAAGTGAAAATCAAGATCCTGCTGCGCAGCTTCGTGACCGCGGAGCTGGCGCAGCAGGCCGAACTGGTGCGGACGATTGCCGCGTCGGTGGCCGCCGAGCACCCGCGAGCCAAGATTGATGTGAACGTCACGAAGCAGTACCGGAACATGATCGAGCACCTGGAGAAGGAGCCGCGCGCGGTCACGCTGGCGGCCGAGGCGTATCGCAAGCTCGGCATCGAGCCGAAGTACGCGTCGATCCGCGGCGGCACGGACGGCTCACGGCTCAGCGAAATGGGCCTGCCGACGCCGAACATCTCGACGGGCATGCACAACTTCCATTCGCCGCTGGAGTTCGCGTGCCTGGAGGAGATGGAGACGTCGGTGAAGGTGCTGATCGAGCTGGCGCAGCTCTGGGGGAAGGAGAAGTAG
- a CDS encoding PD40 domain-containing protein, with protein sequence MRTRTLRLALFLAAATLAAGASAESHLMRIANVSSDQIVFTYEDDLWLVPITGGTARRITNDPGTETWARFSPDGSLLAFTAQYDGGTDVYVMDARGGVPRRLTYHPSMDRVLGWWPDGKWILFRAVREYPFRGEEVYRVSVEGGPPERLPVDRAGLTTVSPDGKMIAYNRISRESATWKRHVGGDAQDLWMGSLEKRDYQKITDWVGSDNYPMWHGDAIYFVSDRQFGTLNLYKYDVKTKQVTPLTAYQDYDVKYPSLGPKHIVYQYGETLHLLDLATGKSHAVPVEIPSDLIAVRPAFERVEPTRGSFGLSPTGVRVLIEARGEILNLPAKDGEPINLTRASGSREKNTAWSPDGRWIAFISDKTGEEEIYLVDQKGEKEWRQLTQGGLGFRMHLVWSPDSKYLLFSDKFMKLNLVEVESGTRTVLDQSDYDDAWERWGIQDYVWSPDSRWIAYTKMEQSMFDAIFLYSLEEKKSYRLTDDQTEDWSPSFSPDGKYLYFLSNRTFNPVMGFVDQNHVFLEMAQPYIVLLAADTPSPFAPKDSAEEVKEAEKKAEPEAGAEPQRDEPQEKGDQDKKKDKPDQKNGDEKKTKIDLEGLERRILVAENVPAGNYFRLEATEKGFLYLAKTENEFEKYQVVTDHTGGSLDLHHYDLEKKEPKRVLAGIANYHLSADRKKLIYRAGSTYGVVDAGASANVGDGRVNLGAVRLEIDRIAEFTQIFNEAWRIQRDWFYDPNMHGVDWAAMRAQYGKFVPFCGDRSDLNYLIGEMLGELNIGHTYVSGGDIASRGRRVSTGMLGAEFALEPGAKYYKISRIIPGTPGDPDGRSPLDEPGCPIKAGNYLIAIDGVTVTTDAEVYKHLQNKADTVVTLTYNDQPSPDGAKTYRVRTIAGESTIRYREWVARNRAYVAEKTKGQVGYLHLPDMGAAGCIEFAKAWYPQHYKQGIIVDERYNGGGFTADMIIDRLERQMWSVTKPREGKPLPTPECVFAGHWAVLINEDTGSNGEFFAEAIKIRKLAPVIGMRTWGGAIGIEPHQDLVDGGTVTPPQFGLYGLDRQWLIEGTGVVPDIEVQNMPGDVLQGKDAQLDAAIENVMKRIAEQPFELPSPPPYPDKSKKAGMP encoded by the coding sequence ATGCGCACCCGAACTCTGCGACTCGCGCTGTTCCTGGCGGCGGCGACGCTGGCCGCTGGCGCCTCCGCCGAAAGCCACCTGATGCGTATCGCCAACGTCTCCAGCGACCAGATCGTCTTTACGTACGAAGACGACCTCTGGCTCGTCCCGATCACGGGCGGCACGGCCCGGCGGATCACCAATGACCCGGGTACGGAGACGTGGGCCCGGTTCTCGCCGGACGGGAGCCTGCTCGCGTTCACCGCTCAGTATGACGGCGGGACGGACGTGTACGTGATGGACGCGAGGGGCGGCGTGCCGCGGCGGCTGACGTACCACCCGTCGATGGACCGCGTGCTGGGGTGGTGGCCGGACGGCAAGTGGATCCTGTTCCGCGCGGTCCGCGAGTATCCGTTCCGCGGCGAGGAGGTCTATCGCGTGTCGGTCGAGGGCGGCCCGCCGGAGCGGCTGCCGGTGGATCGGGCCGGCCTGACGACCGTGTCACCGGACGGGAAGATGATCGCGTACAACCGCATCTCGCGCGAGTCGGCGACGTGGAAGCGGCACGTGGGCGGCGATGCGCAGGATCTCTGGATGGGGAGCCTGGAGAAGCGCGACTATCAGAAGATTACCGACTGGGTCGGCAGCGACAACTACCCGATGTGGCACGGCGACGCCATCTACTTCGTGTCGGACCGGCAGTTCGGGACGCTGAACCTGTACAAGTACGACGTCAAGACCAAGCAGGTGACGCCGCTGACGGCGTACCAGGACTACGACGTGAAGTACCCGTCGCTCGGTCCGAAGCACATCGTGTATCAGTACGGCGAGACGCTGCATCTGCTCGACCTCGCGACGGGCAAGTCGCATGCGGTGCCGGTCGAGATTCCAAGCGATCTCATCGCGGTGCGGCCGGCCTTCGAGCGTGTCGAGCCGACGAGGGGCTCGTTCGGCCTGTCGCCGACGGGCGTGCGTGTGTTGATCGAAGCGCGGGGCGAGATTCTGAATCTGCCCGCGAAGGATGGTGAGCCGATCAACCTGACCCGCGCGTCGGGTTCGCGCGAGAAGAACACGGCGTGGTCGCCGGATGGCCGCTGGATCGCGTTCATCTCCGACAAGACCGGTGAAGAGGAGATCTACCTGGTCGATCAGAAGGGGGAAAAGGAGTGGCGGCAGCTCACGCAGGGCGGGCTGGGCTTCCGGATGCACCTGGTCTGGTCGCCGGACAGCAAGTACCTGCTGTTCTCCGACAAGTTCATGAAGCTGAACCTGGTGGAGGTCGAGAGCGGCACACGGACCGTGCTGGACCAGAGCGACTACGACGACGCCTGGGAGCGCTGGGGCATTCAGGATTACGTCTGGTCGCCGGACAGCCGGTGGATCGCGTACACGAAGATGGAGCAGTCGATGTTCGACGCCATCTTCCTGTATTCGCTGGAGGAGAAGAAGTCGTATCGCCTGACGGACGATCAGACCGAGGACTGGAGCCCGTCGTTTTCGCCGGACGGGAAATACCTGTATTTCCTGTCGAACCGGACGTTCAACCCGGTGATGGGGTTCGTGGATCAGAACCACGTGTTCCTGGAGATGGCGCAGCCGTACATCGTGTTGCTGGCGGCGGACACGCCGTCGCCGTTCGCGCCCAAGGACTCCGCCGAGGAAGTGAAGGAGGCGGAGAAGAAGGCCGAGCCGGAAGCCGGCGCGGAACCGCAGCGCGACGAGCCGCAGGAGAAGGGCGACCAAGACAAGAAGAAGGACAAGCCGGACCAGAAGAACGGCGACGAGAAGAAGACAAAGATCGATCTGGAAGGTTTGGAGCGCCGGATCCTGGTGGCGGAGAACGTGCCGGCGGGCAACTATTTCCGGCTCGAAGCGACGGAGAAGGGTTTCCTCTACCTGGCCAAGACCGAGAACGAGTTTGAGAAGTACCAGGTAGTGACGGACCACACGGGCGGCAGCCTGGACCTGCACCACTATGACTTGGAGAAGAAGGAGCCGAAGCGGGTCCTGGCTGGCATCGCCAACTACCACCTGTCCGCCGACCGCAAGAAGCTCATTTATCGCGCGGGCAGCACGTACGGCGTCGTGGATGCGGGCGCGTCGGCGAATGTCGGTGACGGGCGCGTCAATCTCGGCGCGGTGCGGCTCGAAATCGACCGCATCGCGGAATTCACGCAGATCTTCAACGAGGCCTGGCGCATTCAGCGCGACTGGTTCTACGACCCGAACATGCACGGCGTGGACTGGGCGGCGATGCGGGCGCAGTACGGCAAGTTCGTGCCGTTTTGCGGCGACCGCAGCGATTTGAATTACCTGATCGGGGAGATGCTCGGCGAACTGAACATCGGGCACACGTACGTGTCGGGCGGCGACATTGCTTCGCGCGGCCGGCGCGTCTCGACGGGCATGCTGGGCGCGGAGTTCGCGCTCGAGCCCGGCGCGAAGTACTACAAGATCAGCCGGATCATCCCGGGCACGCCGGGCGATCCGGACGGGCGCTCGCCGCTGGACGAGCCGGGGTGCCCGATCAAGGCCGGGAATTACCTGATCGCGATCGACGGCGTGACGGTGACCACGGACGCGGAGGTCTACAAGCATCTGCAGAACAAGGCCGACACGGTCGTGACGCTGACGTACAACGACCAGCCGTCGCCGGACGGGGCCAAGACCTATCGCGTGCGGACGATCGCCGGCGAGTCGACGATCCGCTACCGCGAGTGGGTGGCGCGGAACCGGGCATACGTGGCCGAGAAGACCAAGGGGCAGGTCGGCTACCTCCATCTTCCGGACATGGGCGCCGCCGGCTGCATCGAGTTTGCGAAGGCCTGGTATCCGCAGCACTACAAGCAGGGCATCATCGTCGACGAGCGCTACAACGGCGGCGGCTTCACGGCGGACATGATCATCGACCGACTGGAGCGCCAGATGTGGAGCGTCACGAAGCCGCGCGAAGGCAAGCCGCTGCCGACGCCGGAGTGCGTCTTCGCCGGGCACTGGGCCGTGCTGATCAACGAGGACACGGGCTCGAACGGCGAGTTCTTTGCGGAGGCCATCAAGATCCGCAAGCTGGCGCCGGTGATCGGGATGCGGACCTGGGGCGGCGCGATCGGCATCGAGCCGCACCAGGACCTGGTGGACGGCGGCACGGTCACCCCGCCCCAATTCGGCCTGTACGGCCTCGACCGCCAGTGGTTGATCGAGGGCACGGGCGTGGTCCCGGACATCGAGGTGCAAAACATGCCGGGCGACGTGCTGCAGGGCAAGGACGCGCAGCTCGACGCGGCGATCGAGAACGTGATGAAGCGGATTGCGGAGCAGCCGTTTGAGCTGCCGTCGCCGCCGCCGTACCCCGACAAGAGTAAGAAGGCCGGGATGCCGTAG